Proteins from a genomic interval of Paenibacillus lentus:
- a CDS encoding GH36-type glycosyl hydrolase domain-containing protein, producing the protein MKFGKFDDQRKEYVINTPKTPYPWINYLGNEEFFGLISNTAGGYTFYRDARLRRITRYRYNNIPIDTGGRYYYLYDNGDFWTPGWMPVKRELDFYECRHGLGYTSITGERNGISVTQLAFIPLGYQGEVHRLTVKNTGSETKTVSLFSFAEFCLWNAQDDMTNFQRNLSTGEVEVQDSVIYHKTEYRERRNHYAFYSVNRRIDGFDTDRESFVGLYNGLHEPQAVVSGKATNSVASGWSPIGSHEVKLTLAPGEEQSLIFILGYVENEEDDKWEAPGIINKKRALAMIEQFATDEDVERAMQELASYWDGLLSKYQIQSDDDKLNRMVNIWNPYQCMVTFNMSRSASYFESGIGRGMGFRDSNQDLLGFVHQIPERARERILDIAATQFEDGSAYHQYQPLTKKGNNEIGSGFNDDPLWLILGTSAYIKETGDMSILDEQVPFDSNPDNTATLFEHLKRSYYHVINNLGPHGLPLIGRADWNDCLNLNCFSKEPGESFQTTANIEGRVAESVFIAGLFVFVAPDYVKLCRLRGLEEEAAEAEAHMEAMRKTTIEHGFDGDWFLRAYDHYGEKIGSKENEEGQIFIEPQGICVMAGIGVEEGLAQKAMTSVEERLDTKYGIVLQQPPYSKYYLNLGEISSYPPGYKENAGIFCHNNPWIMIAETVLGNGDRAFEVYSKIAPAYLEDISDIHRTEPYVYSQMIAGKDAVNHGEAKNSWLTGTAAWNYVAITQAILGIQPEFDGLKIDPCIPTSWNGLSVTRVFRGDTFEISIKNPSHVSKGVKSITVDGRAIEGNIIAPIGDGRTHQVEVVLG; encoded by the coding sequence ATGAAATTCGGAAAGTTTGACGATCAACGCAAGGAATATGTCATTAACACCCCAAAGACTCCTTATCCCTGGATCAACTACCTTGGCAACGAGGAATTTTTCGGTCTGATCTCCAATACGGCTGGGGGATATACATTTTACCGTGATGCCCGGCTACGCCGGATTACCCGCTATCGCTACAATAACATTCCGATAGATACAGGTGGACGATATTACTATCTGTACGATAATGGAGATTTCTGGACGCCGGGTTGGATGCCGGTCAAACGAGAGCTCGATTTCTATGAATGCCGCCATGGCCTTGGTTATACCTCCATTACCGGGGAGCGAAACGGCATCTCGGTTACACAGCTAGCGTTCATTCCGCTCGGATATCAAGGCGAGGTACATCGTTTAACCGTTAAAAATACCGGCAGCGAGACTAAAACCGTCTCCCTGTTCTCCTTTGCCGAGTTCTGCCTCTGGAATGCACAGGATGATATGACGAACTTCCAACGCAATCTTAGCACAGGTGAAGTCGAAGTGCAGGATTCCGTCATTTATCATAAGACCGAATACCGTGAGCGCAGAAATCATTACGCCTTCTATTCCGTCAACCGCCGCATCGACGGCTTTGATACAGATCGTGAATCTTTTGTAGGCCTATATAACGGCCTTCATGAACCACAGGCCGTCGTCTCCGGCAAGGCAACGAATTCAGTGGCCAGCGGCTGGTCCCCGATCGGTTCCCATGAAGTGAAACTGACTTTGGCTCCGGGTGAGGAGCAGAGCCTTATCTTCATTCTTGGTTATGTCGAGAACGAAGAGGATGATAAATGGGAAGCGCCTGGCATCATCAACAAAAAGCGTGCTCTTGCGATGATCGAACAGTTTGCCACCGATGAGGATGTAGAGCGTGCCATGCAGGAGCTTGCTTCCTACTGGGATGGCCTGCTGTCCAAGTATCAAATCCAAAGCGATGACGACAAACTAAACCGGATGGTCAATATTTGGAACCCGTATCAATGTATGGTTACGTTCAACATGTCACGCTCCGCATCGTATTTCGAATCTGGCATCGGACGTGGCATGGGCTTCCGCGATTCGAACCAGGATTTGCTCGGCTTCGTTCATCAAATTCCGGAGAGAGCTCGAGAGCGAATTCTCGATATCGCAGCTACCCAATTTGAAGACGGTAGCGCCTATCACCAGTATCAGCCGCTTACAAAGAAAGGTAATAATGAAATCGGCAGCGGCTTCAACGATGATCCGCTATGGCTGATCCTGGGAACGTCCGCTTACATCAAAGAAACCGGGGACATGAGTATCCTCGATGAGCAGGTTCCGTTCGATAGCAACCCCGACAATACAGCAACTCTGTTTGAGCATTTGAAACGTTCCTACTATCATGTTATTAACAATCTCGGCCCTCACGGTTTGCCATTGATCGGCCGTGCCGACTGGAACGACTGCCTCAATCTGAACTGCTTCTCCAAGGAACCGGGCGAGTCGTTCCAGACGACGGCCAATATTGAAGGACGCGTGGCGGAATCCGTCTTTATCGCCGGACTGTTCGTCTTTGTCGCTCCAGATTATGTGAAGCTATGCCGTCTGCGCGGCTTGGAGGAGGAAGCTGCTGAGGCTGAAGCCCATATGGAAGCCATGCGCAAAACAACGATAGAGCATGGGTTTGACGGCGACTGGTTCCTGCGTGCCTATGATCATTACGGCGAGAAGATCGGCAGCAAGGAGAACGAAGAAGGTCAAATTTTCATTGAGCCGCAAGGGATTTGCGTCATGGCGGGCATCGGAGTTGAGGAAGGGCTTGCCCAAAAGGCGATGACCTCCGTAGAAGAGCGACTCGATACAAAATACGGCATCGTTCTGCAGCAACCGCCGTATTCCAAGTACTACCTAAACCTGGGCGAGATTTCGTCTTATCCTCCGGGCTATAAAGAAAACGCCGGTATTTTCTGCCATAACAACCCTTGGATTATGATTGCCGAAACAGTGCTTGGCAACGGGGATCGTGCCTTCGAGGTATACTCCAAGATTGCTCCAGCTTACTTGGAGGATATTAGTGATATTCACCGGACGGAGCCTTACGTATACTCGCAAATGATCGCGGGTAAAGACGCGGTTAACCACGGGGAAGCCAAAAACTCCTGGCTGACAGGAACAGCAGCTTGGAACTATGTGGCGATTACACAAGCTATTTTGGGCATTCAGCCTGAGTTTGACGGCTTGAAAATTGATCCGTGCATTCCAACCTCCTGGAACGGATTAAGTGTGACCCGCGTATTCCGCGGCGATACGTTTGAAATTTCCATCAAGAATCCAAGCCATGTCTCCAAAGGCGTCAAGAGCATCACGGTAGACGGCAGGGCTATTGAAGGCAACATTATCGCTCCAATCGGCGACGGCCGCACGCATCAGGTCGAGGTTGTGCTTGGCTAA
- a CDS encoding aldose 1-epimerase, translating into MTQFRAYEGTYQGEKAVWLQAGKYEAALVPNVGGNLIAFRDNVSGFRFLREPAQTEMDEFRSNPGVYGIPVLFPPNRYEDGKFPWKGTTYQFPVNEEATGNHLHGFLHTIPWQVEEFGNTEQESYVSVKVSVDEAHEVYRFLPFKFTVRLKYTLSEHGLAQHVFVRNDGEGEMPCLLAFHTAVNAPFASGSQASDYRMKFTIGERWELNERMLPTGKYQPLTVEEEAMKSEGVYPYFTSLDNHYTALPQNGRNRMELTDSKLGLTLVYDVGTSYKQWMIWNNGGTEGFFCPEPQINLVNAPHVNLPADEIGLFSLAPGEIWEETARFYLKPSK; encoded by the coding sequence ATGACGCAATTTAGAGCTTATGAAGGTACTTATCAAGGCGAGAAGGCCGTATGGCTGCAGGCTGGTAAATATGAAGCAGCGCTGGTGCCGAATGTTGGCGGTAATCTGATTGCTTTTCGGGATAACGTAAGCGGTTTCCGCTTCTTGCGAGAGCCAGCCCAGACCGAGATGGATGAGTTCCGCAGCAATCCGGGCGTGTATGGAATTCCTGTACTTTTCCCGCCAAACCGTTATGAAGATGGAAAGTTTCCATGGAAAGGGACGACATATCAGTTTCCGGTTAATGAGGAGGCTACGGGAAACCATCTGCATGGCTTCTTACATACGATACCATGGCAGGTGGAAGAGTTCGGCAACACGGAACAGGAGAGCTATGTGAGCGTAAAGGTTAGTGTGGATGAAGCGCATGAGGTCTATCGTTTCCTGCCGTTCAAATTTACGGTGCGCTTGAAATATACGCTGAGTGAGCATGGATTGGCACAGCATGTGTTCGTTCGCAACGACGGTGAAGGAGAGATGCCTTGTCTCTTGGCCTTCCATACCGCTGTAAACGCCCCGTTCGCAAGTGGCAGCCAGGCCAGTGATTATCGAATGAAGTTCACGATCGGCGAGCGATGGGAGCTGAATGAACGGATGCTGCCGACTGGGAAGTATCAGCCGTTAACTGTAGAGGAAGAAGCGATGAAGAGCGAAGGAGTGTACCCTTACTTTACTTCATTGGATAACCACTATACGGCTCTGCCGCAAAACGGCCGTAATCGTATGGAACTGACCGATTCCAAGTTGGGTCTAACGCTAGTTTATGATGTAGGAACATCCTACAAGCAATGGATGATTTGGAACAATGGGGGGACGGAAGGATTTTTCTGTCCGGAACCGCAAATTAACTTGGTGAATGCGCCGCATGTGAATTTGCCTGCGGATGAAATTGGGTTGTTCAGCTTGGCACCGGGTGAAATTTGGGAGGAGACTGCTAGATTTTACTTAAAGCCATCAAAATAG
- a CDS encoding LytTR family transcriptional regulator DNA-binding domain-containing protein, with protein sequence MMNVGLEEKNVYEALDPHDAYFFKVGGHGLVCFHGRNYSIKKRLSADQTSKLISDSSFYRVSTNCYVNLRKVTEIQDNVLLFRDQVHGIKTINVPRRNLEQIKRLLPERSKSVAEVG encoded by the coding sequence ATGATGAATGTCGGACTTGAGGAAAAGAACGTCTACGAGGCCCTCGATCCACATGACGCTTATTTCTTCAAAGTAGGAGGTCACGGCTTAGTTTGTTTTCATGGCAGAAACTACAGTATAAAAAAGAGACTATCTGCTGATCAAACCTCAAAACTAATTTCGGACTCCTCATTTTACCGCGTAAGCACCAACTGTTACGTCAACTTGCGTAAGGTTACGGAAATCCAGGACAATGTCCTGCTGTTCAGGGATCAAGTTCATGGCATCAAAACGATTAATGTACCAAGAAGAAACTTGGAGCAGATCAAGCGCCTCTTGCCTGAACGCAGCAAGAGTGTAGCAGAAGTCGGCTAA
- a CDS encoding MFS transporter has translation MRDIIKLKLYTRRKTSLQRRNLAIATWEGVPSVIFHTLLGGQFLTGYLLYLGATSGQLGFVLAITTFVNIAQIAVAFLIQRLTSRKWALVLFISLHRILWAFTGLVPFLFPQQYWVSAFIAFYVAAFLFNTVGAMLWNSLISDIVPARVRGRYFGIRNTFLNALGTLTMFIGGMLLDRFPESQGFLYLYIIVWVCALANIITFMFYPDVTFERSVESKFLPMLRKPLQDSSFIKATLFLASFLFLQNLVVPLYSYVMLELLKINYQTISLLSVSQTLTMMGSFYIWGNLNARYSNRRLLFWTLPIIAASILSWGLLSAFPQLPVLFSAHMLFGIGVGGFNQLAFNFMIGDTPKSERPMYMAMYSAITGVAAFFGPLLGGKVYEWIADWAKWAQVFGMQLVVGSAMIVLALVLGRRILRDV, from the coding sequence ATGAGGGACATCATTAAACTGAAATTGTACACACGGCGAAAAACGTCTCTGCAGCGTAGAAATCTGGCTATTGCGACCTGGGAAGGTGTACCGTCCGTCATCTTCCATACTTTGCTGGGCGGGCAGTTCTTAACCGGGTATTTGCTGTATTTGGGAGCTACATCTGGCCAATTGGGGTTTGTACTGGCGATTACGACCTTTGTGAATATTGCTCAAATCGCTGTGGCTTTTCTCATTCAGCGGCTGACAAGCCGAAAATGGGCACTCGTGTTATTTATTTCATTGCACCGGATTTTATGGGCGTTTACCGGGCTTGTCCCATTTCTATTTCCTCAGCAGTATTGGGTCAGTGCATTTATAGCATTTTATGTAGCGGCATTCCTGTTTAATACGGTTGGGGCTATGTTATGGAACTCACTCATTAGCGACATCGTACCAGCTCGTGTAAGGGGTCGTTATTTCGGCATCAGGAATACTTTCCTGAATGCGCTTGGAACGCTGACGATGTTCATCGGCGGAATGCTCCTGGATCGTTTTCCAGAAAGCCAAGGTTTCCTGTATTTGTATATTATTGTGTGGGTATGTGCGTTAGCTAATATTATTACTTTTATGTTCTATCCGGATGTTACGTTCGAGCGCTCTGTGGAGAGCAAGTTCTTACCTATGTTGCGCAAGCCGCTCCAGGACAGCTCATTTATTAAAGCCACTTTGTTCTTGGCCAGTTTTTTGTTTTTGCAAAACCTGGTTGTGCCCTTATATTCATATGTTATGCTGGAGCTATTGAAAATTAATTACCAAACGATTTCCTTGCTGAGCGTTTCCCAAACCCTTACGATGATGGGGAGTTTCTACATATGGGGGAACTTGAATGCGAGGTATAGCAACAGACGTCTGCTGTTTTGGACGTTGCCAATCATCGCGGCTTCAATCTTATCCTGGGGCTTGCTCTCCGCATTTCCCCAGCTGCCGGTATTGTTCTCCGCCCATATGCTGTTCGGGATTGGTGTCGGGGGCTTCAACCAACTAGCATTCAATTTCATGATTGGAGACACCCCGAAAAGCGAACGTCCGATGTATATGGCGATGTATTCGGCGATTACAGGTGTTGCCGCATTTTTTGGCCCCCTTCTTGGTGGCAAGGTCTATGAATGGATTGCGGATTGGGCGAAATGGGCTCAAGTATTCGGGATGCAGCTTGTTGTTGGCTCGGCGATGATTGTACTAGCGCTCGTGTTGGGTAGGCGCATACTGCGAGATGTTTGA
- a CDS encoding lactonase family protein, which translates to MSEQQRLLLYIGSYAEAADSGVYVVEMNPSTGELTRLSEASGLKNPTFLKVDKERRKLYAISETTTQNGGRIGETVSFAIDPAAGSLEELNRAFTLQPSTSHIELEPQSRYVVVSGYHGGNVGLVRLQDDGLVDRQVDERQHEGQGADPVRQDRPHPHSALFTADSRYVLVADLGLDKVFVYRLDAERDQLVYHSEMQTEAAAGPRHLAFHPNGKWLYSINEVNSSLTLYTFDPEAGTLSVIDSVPTLPEDFKGENTTAEVAISRDGKYLYGSNRGHDSIVVFAIDQTNGKLSLVQHTSSEGGHPRHFALTPTGEYLIVANRDSDNLAVFRVDSATGKLNFTGHTAQISKPVCVQPVLFQL; encoded by the coding sequence GTGTCAGAACAACAACGACTGCTGTTATACATAGGCTCTTATGCCGAAGCCGCTGATTCCGGAGTATATGTGGTAGAGATGAACCCATCCACAGGGGAGCTAACGCGCTTAAGCGAAGCATCTGGGCTTAAAAATCCGACTTTCCTTAAGGTCGATAAAGAGCGCAGGAAGCTGTATGCCATCTCAGAAACGACAACGCAAAACGGGGGACGTATCGGCGAGACAGTAAGCTTTGCCATCGACCCTGCGGCGGGAAGCCTGGAGGAATTGAATCGGGCATTTACCCTGCAGCCATCGACCTCTCATATCGAGCTTGAACCCCAGAGCCGTTATGTTGTCGTATCCGGCTATCACGGCGGCAACGTAGGATTAGTTCGTTTGCAGGACGATGGACTTGTAGACCGTCAAGTCGATGAGCGTCAGCACGAAGGCCAGGGCGCAGATCCTGTGCGGCAAGATCGACCGCATCCGCACTCTGCGTTGTTCACGGCGGATAGCCGCTATGTTCTCGTTGCTGATTTAGGGCTGGATAAAGTGTTTGTTTATCGCCTGGATGCAGAGCGCGACCAGCTGGTCTATCACAGTGAAATGCAGACGGAAGCCGCTGCAGGTCCTCGTCATCTCGCATTTCACCCGAACGGCAAATGGCTGTATTCGATCAATGAAGTGAACTCCTCGCTTACGTTGTACACATTTGATCCAGAAGCTGGAACGCTTTCCGTGATTGATTCGGTGCCGACCTTGCCAGAGGATTTTAAGGGAGAGAATACGACGGCCGAGGTTGCTATTTCCCGTGACGGGAAGTATCTTTACGGCTCCAACCGGGGCCATGACAGTATCGTTGTCTTTGCCATCGATCAAACCAACGGCAAATTGAGCCTGGTTCAGCATACCTCGAGCGAAGGCGGGCATCCGCGCCATTTCGCACTGACACCAACAGGGGAGTATCTCATTGTGGCTAACCGCGACTCGGACAATTTAGCCGTATTCCGCGTAGATTCGGCTACCGGTAAATTGAATTTCACGGGGCATACCGCACAAATCTCGAAGCCCGTGTGCGTACAGCCTGTATTATTTCAACTATAA
- a CDS encoding methyl-accepting chemotaxis protein, with translation MSWFNRLPLGGKISAACYSIAALFGFPTLITFILQGHLLTGIVLVVVLGALTIPLTRLVQKALTESFDDISNASAKIAKGDFTSRLHESGSMDSLSRSFNSMVERLRKILQETSDITRKVMDSSRAISDRNEELIHVMGQVAQSSNELAIGANEISEDVSEMTDSIRQIEEKVSNYTDSTKAMNERSIETLELVEQGRDSVSRQADGMLRNIEATQKVAESINALAINAQGITRITATISEIAEQTNLLSLNASIEAARAGEHGAGFAVVAHEVRKLAEESTASTKEVFNLVRGIENDVKLAGQNIRINEEVVQQQNLMIREAEQIFQQIVQSVHYISEQIAAFSKESENMLESAHHISQSIQNISAITQQSAAGTEQVSASMNEQIQSIQKMAEETEAMKNAVFQLQKTIHIFKF, from the coding sequence ATGTCATGGTTCAACAGACTTCCCCTCGGAGGAAAAATATCAGCAGCATGTTATTCCATCGCCGCCCTATTCGGATTTCCAACACTGATTACTTTCATTCTACAGGGCCACTTATTGACGGGGATCGTCTTGGTTGTCGTTCTGGGCGCACTTACTATCCCTCTTACTCGCCTCGTACAGAAAGCGCTTACGGAGTCGTTTGATGACATTTCAAATGCCTCGGCTAAAATTGCCAAGGGAGACTTCACAAGCCGTCTCCATGAATCAGGGAGCATGGATAGCTTAAGCCGTTCTTTCAACAGCATGGTCGAGAGGTTGCGGAAAATTTTGCAAGAGACTTCTGACATTACTCGTAAAGTCATGGATTCCAGCCGGGCGATTTCGGACAGAAACGAAGAACTAATCCATGTCATGGGCCAGGTAGCCCAGTCTTCCAATGAACTAGCGATTGGAGCCAATGAAATTTCCGAGGATGTAAGCGAAATGACTGATTCCATCCGGCAGATTGAAGAAAAAGTTAGCAACTACACCGACTCTACCAAAGCAATGAATGAGCGTTCCATCGAAACGCTGGAACTCGTCGAGCAAGGCCGGGATTCCGTATCCAGACAAGCGGATGGGATGCTCCGCAACATTGAAGCTACGCAGAAGGTAGCGGAGTCGATCAATGCGCTTGCTATTAATGCACAAGGCATCACCCGTATTACGGCGACAATCTCGGAGATCGCCGAGCAAACTAATCTGCTGTCACTGAACGCTTCGATCGAAGCAGCCAGAGCCGGGGAGCATGGAGCTGGCTTTGCCGTGGTTGCCCATGAGGTGCGCAAGCTGGCGGAAGAATCTACCGCTTCCACCAAAGAGGTATTCAACCTCGTACGCGGCATCGAGAACGACGTAAAGCTGGCCGGACAGAATATTAGAATTAACGAAGAAGTTGTTCAGCAACAAAATCTAATGATTCGGGAAGCCGAACAAATATTTCAACAAATCGTTCAGAGTGTTCATTACATTTCCGAGCAAATCGCCGCCTTCTCCAAAGAAAGCGAGAATATGCTGGAAAGCGCTCACCACATTTCCCAATCGATCCAGAACATATCAGCAATTACGCAGCAGTCCGCTGCAGGTACGGAACAGGTATCGGCTTCCATGAATGAGCAAATTCAGTCCATTCAGAAAATGGCGGAGGAGACGGAAGCGATGAAAAATGCCGTTTTCCAACTCCAAAAAACGATACATATTTTTAAATTCTAA
- a CDS encoding AI-2E family transporter, with product MTFFKELFQIAGFRRFLALLFVILILYFSRSMLNMLLITFILTYLINRLHNFITRNVDKIVKINRSITILLIYTIILTLLVTTVYYYLPVFLEEFNDLVNQVISFYDNPPTNLPDNVLLNFLVDSLKEIDLSKYVGNGFNFLLKTVSDIGKWSLNLFIAIILSLFFLLEKEKVTNFTAKFKESRAAFLFNELEYFGNKFVTSFGKVIEVQFLIATVNAILSTIFLWIFGFPNLIAIGIMIFLLGLVPVMGVIISLIPLCAIAFKIGGLIKIVYVLVMIAVVHAFEAYFLNPKFMSNKTHLPIFYTFMILLVSEHFFGVWGLIVGVPVFIFLLDILEVPVSGLTVKPKKKKKAAVKG from the coding sequence ATGACTTTTTTTAAAGAGCTATTTCAAATCGCGGGCTTCCGCAGGTTTCTTGCTTTGTTATTCGTCATCTTGATCCTCTATTTTTCACGAAGCATGTTGAACATGTTGCTGATCACCTTTATACTGACCTATCTCATCAATCGCTTACATAATTTCATTACACGCAATGTTGATAAGATCGTAAAGATTAACCGTAGCATTACGATACTGCTCATATATACTATTATACTGACCTTACTTGTTACTACGGTATATTATTATCTGCCTGTATTTCTGGAAGAATTCAATGACTTAGTCAATCAGGTGATTTCGTTCTATGATAATCCTCCGACGAATTTGCCGGATAATGTGCTGTTGAATTTTCTAGTCGACTCTTTGAAGGAAATCGATCTATCGAAGTACGTAGGCAACGGCTTTAATTTCTTGCTTAAAACCGTCTCGGATATTGGAAAATGGAGCTTGAATTTATTCATTGCAATCATCCTAAGCTTATTCTTCCTGTTGGAAAAGGAGAAGGTTACGAATTTTACCGCGAAATTCAAAGAGAGCCGGGCAGCATTTCTGTTTAACGAGCTTGAGTATTTCGGTAATAAATTCGTTACTTCCTTTGGTAAAGTAATCGAGGTTCAATTTCTAATAGCTACCGTAAATGCGATCTTGTCTACGATCTTTCTTTGGATCTTCGGATTCCCAAACCTGATCGCGATTGGAATTATGATCTTTTTGCTCGGACTGGTTCCGGTAATGGGCGTTATTATTTCACTCATTCCGTTATGTGCGATTGCATTTAAAATAGGCGGATTGATTAAAATCGTATACGTTCTGGTTATGATCGCGGTAGTCCACGCGTTCGAAGCATACTTCCTTAATCCGAAATTCATGTCTAACAAGACGCATTTGCCTATTTTCTATACATTTATGATTCTATTAGTCTCGGAGCATTTTTTCGGGGTATGGGGACTAATCGTCGGTGTGCCGGTCTTTATTTTCCTTCTCGATATTCTTGAAGTTCCGGTCAGTGGGCTAACAGTGAAGCCCAAGAAAAAGAAGAAAGCAGCAGTTAAAGGGTAG
- a CDS encoding LacI family DNA-binding transcriptional regulator encodes MRSEDIAKLAGVSRSTVSRVINNYPNVPEATRAKVLQVIEQHHYEPNSFARALAGKRTDTIGLFAISMSEKQDARRIYQNSYFAPIVDLVVDTANAKGFYVLIHTVYSRSDFQKVKQAFQQKRIDGGILVGTQKDIELVREMVGQGAPLVLIDYDIAEITAERLDKNHLAIINSMDYEGTVEAMEYLIGLGHKHIGIIQGRLNTYSGRERYMAYENTLRRHHLPIPESSILQGDFLKDQAYTAVMNLLDSGKELPSALFCSNDDMAISAMEAFTERGISVPNDLSIVGFDDAQLASRVNPKLTSVSLPIEEMSKAAVDTIIRLCNGEQTGFSTLSFPTRLVIRDSCKPRPAQ; translated from the coding sequence ATGCGCAGCGAAGATATCGCTAAGTTGGCCGGGGTGTCACGCAGTACCGTATCCCGCGTCATCAACAATTATCCTAACGTCCCGGAGGCTACCCGGGCCAAAGTTCTTCAAGTCATTGAGCAGCACCATTACGAGCCGAACAGCTTTGCCCGTGCACTAGCCGGCAAGCGGACGGACACGATCGGACTGTTCGCGATCAGCATGAGTGAAAAGCAGGATGCTCGGCGCATATACCAGAACAGCTACTTTGCGCCGATCGTCGATCTCGTGGTCGACACAGCCAACGCCAAGGGATTTTACGTGCTGATCCACACGGTATACTCACGCAGTGATTTTCAGAAGGTCAAACAGGCATTCCAGCAGAAGCGAATAGACGGCGGGATTCTCGTGGGTACCCAAAAAGATATCGAACTCGTACGTGAAATGGTCGGACAAGGCGCACCTCTCGTTCTAATCGATTATGACATTGCGGAAATTACTGCTGAACGCCTCGACAAAAACCATTTAGCTATCATTAACTCGATGGATTATGAGGGTACGGTTGAAGCTATGGAATATCTGATTGGACTAGGCCATAAGCATATCGGCATCATCCAAGGACGACTGAATACTTATTCCGGTCGTGAGCGCTATATGGCATATGAAAATACGCTGAGGAGGCATCATCTGCCGATTCCAGAAAGCAGCATCCTTCAAGGTGACTTCCTGAAGGATCAAGCCTACACCGCGGTAATGAACCTGCTCGATTCCGGCAAAGAACTGCCCTCGGCCCTATTCTGTTCCAATGATGATATGGCAATCTCAGCCATGGAAGCCTTTACAGAACGCGGCATATCTGTTCCCAACGATCTGTCCATCGTCGGCTTTGACGATGCGCAGCTTGCCTCTCGCGTCAATCCCAAGCTGACCTCGGTCAGCCTGCCGATCGAAGAGATGTCCAAAGCCGCTGTGGACACTATCATTCGTCTTTGCAACGGGGAACAGACGGGTTTCAGCACGCTAAGCTTTCCTACAAGACTGGTGATTAGAGATTCTTGCAAACCGAGGCCAGCGCAGTAG
- a CDS encoding molecular chaperone DnaJ, whose protein sequence is MDELKKAYEQLGLPENASREEVEQAFDLVLRKSRSRKGVDEADDYERSLQSYKLITEHEDQRKIEQMSQERYAKWGKFAGTAEKIDDFFRIYRTRVIIGIIAIIVLIFGINAFVDYRAEQKRIAALPPLDLSVLIIGNFAVDEMNNGEEALKQAILAQFPEWNRVDLQIVYVPEQGEMVYRQKAMAVIATEKPDLYIIDRSTFDWISGGGGFKNLQEESNSVLSSVLPDHAALRAQAEEDPEPQVYAVDLTASELADQLPLAKKEMIAALGWNEERYDNTLLFIKRYLENMN, encoded by the coding sequence ATGGACGAATTGAAAAAAGCATATGAACAGCTGGGCCTTCCCGAGAACGCTTCCAGAGAAGAAGTTGAACAAGCTTTTGATTTGGTGCTGCGCAAGTCCCGTTCTCGCAAAGGAGTAGACGAAGCAGACGATTATGAACGCTCGCTGCAATCTTATAAGCTCATCACTGAACATGAGGATCAACGTAAAATTGAACAAATGAGTCAGGAAAGATACGCCAAATGGGGAAAATTCGCAGGCACTGCGGAGAAAATCGACGACTTCTTCCGAATTTACAGAACCCGAGTCATTATCGGCATCATCGCGATCATCGTACTTATATTTGGAATCAACGCCTTTGTGGATTATCGTGCAGAGCAAAAACGTATCGCCGCACTGCCCCCTCTTGATCTATCCGTCTTAATAATTGGCAACTTCGCAGTCGATGAGATGAATAATGGTGAAGAAGCACTCAAGCAAGCGATATTGGCACAATTTCCGGAATGGAATCGGGTAGATTTGCAAATCGTCTACGTACCTGAGCAGGGTGAGATGGTATACCGACAAAAGGCGATGGCTGTCATTGCAACAGAGAAGCCTGATTTATATATTATCGACAGATCAACTTTCGACTGGATCTCTGGAGGCGGCGGCTTTAAAAATCTCCAGGAAGAGAGCAATAGTGTGCTAAGCTCTGTCCTTCCTGACCATGCTGCACTGCGTGCTCAGGCAGAGGAAGATCCTGAACCCCAGGTATATGCTGTCGATCTGACAGCCAGTGAACTTGCAGATCAGCTTCCGCTTGCAAAGAAGGAAATGATCGCTGCATTAGGCTGGAACGAAGAAAGATACGACAACACCCTTCTGTTTATTAAGCGTTACTTGGAAAATATGAATTAA